The following are encoded in a window of Spirochaeta cellobiosiphila DSM 17781 genomic DNA:
- a CDS encoding NUDIX hydrolase produces the protein MAFTYKYPRLALTVDCVVFGLDHSELKILLIERGSTPFKGQWALPGGFVNMDETLEQAALRELEEETGMNNLFLEQLYTFSEVERDPRDRVVSVAFYALVNINEHDLKAASDARNSCWYSLKDHPPLAFDHELILDTALSRLKGKVRYQPIGFELLPPLFTLRQLQTLYETILEVSMDKRNFRRKILSMNLLEETDQFEQDVSYRAAKLYRFHKEHYDNLIKSGFNFEV, from the coding sequence ATGGCTTTTACCTATAAATATCCAAGACTAGCTTTAACTGTTGATTGTGTTGTCTTTGGTTTAGATCATTCGGAGTTAAAGATATTGCTTATAGAAAGAGGTTCTACTCCTTTTAAAGGTCAATGGGCTCTCCCTGGTGGTTTTGTGAATATGGATGAGACTCTTGAACAAGCAGCATTACGAGAGCTGGAAGAAGAGACTGGTATGAATAATCTTTTTTTAGAACAGCTTTATACTTTCAGTGAAGTCGAAAGAGATCCTAGAGATCGGGTTGTTTCCGTCGCTTTTTATGCCTTAGTGAATATTAATGAACATGATTTAAAAGCGGCATCTGATGCTCGTAATTCTTGTTGGTATTCTCTGAAGGATCATCCCCCTCTCGCCTTCGACCATGAGCTTATACTAGATACGGCTCTTAGTCGATTGAAAGGAAAAGTTAGATACCAGCCTATTGGGTTCGAACTCTTACCTCCCTTGTTTACTTTGCGTCAGCTTCAAACCCTCTATGAGACTATTCTTGAAGTATCAATGGATAAAAGAAACTTTCGCAGGAAGATACTCAGTATGAATTTGCTTGAAGAGACAGATCAGTTTGAACAGGATGTGTCTTATAGGGCTGCCAAGTTATACCGTTTTCATAAAGAACATTATGATAATTTGATAAAATCCGGATTTAATTTTGAGGTATGA